In Acidobacteriota bacterium, one DNA window encodes the following:
- a CDS encoding efflux RND transporter permease subunit, translating into MNIPALFIRRPVTTVLVMLGIILFGVMAYITLPVNDLPNVDFPTITVSASLPGASPETMASTVALPLERQFSTIAGIDNMTSSSGIGSTQITLQFALERDLDAAAQDVQAAIAQAQRQLPRDMPTPPSYRKVNPADSPILMLAMKSDTLPLSTLNEYAATTLGERISMVNGVAQVQVYGSQKYAVRVRLDPDRLTSRNIGINEVADAIRNGNVNLPSGVLYGTHRAYTVESDGQLLEAAAYGGLIVTYREGAPVYLRDLGEAIDSVENDKVAAWHVTRESAKRAVILAIQRQPGTNTVAIVQAIRDILPVFQKQLPASVELSVIFDRSQSIRESVNDVKFTLMLTLCLVILVIFLFLRNVSATIIPSLALPFSIVGTFAVMYLANFSVNNLSLMALTLSVGFVVDDAIVMLENIVRHIEMGKTPMQAALDGSKEIGFTIISMTISLAAVFIPVLFMSGILGRLFHDFAVTIAAAILISGIVSLTLTPMLASRFLRPPGEVRHGALYRTSEKVFGAMLRFYDTTLRFAIRHKLATLLLS; encoded by the coding sequence ATGAACATTCCGGCCCTGTTCATCCGCCGGCCTGTCACCACCGTTCTGGTGATGCTAGGGATCATCCTCTTCGGAGTCATGGCCTACATCACCCTGCCGGTCAACGACCTGCCCAACGTCGATTTTCCCACCATCACCGTGTCGGCCAGCCTGCCCGGTGCCAGCCCCGAAACCATGGCCTCGACGGTGGCCCTGCCGCTGGAGCGGCAGTTCTCCACCATCGCCGGCATCGACAACATGACCTCGTCGAGCGGCATCGGCTCCACGCAGATCACCCTCCAGTTCGCGCTGGAACGGGACCTCGACGCCGCCGCCCAGGACGTGCAGGCGGCCATCGCCCAGGCCCAGCGGCAACTGCCCCGCGACATGCCCACGCCGCCGTCTTACCGGAAAGTCAACCCGGCCGACTCGCCGATCCTCATGCTCGCCATGAAATCGGACACGCTGCCGCTGTCCACCCTCAACGAGTATGCCGCCACCACCCTGGGCGAGCGGATCTCCATGGTCAACGGCGTAGCCCAGGTGCAAGTGTACGGTTCCCAGAAGTACGCCGTCCGGGTTCGGCTCGATCCGGACCGGCTCACCAGCCGAAACATCGGCATCAACGAGGTGGCCGACGCCATCCGCAACGGCAACGTCAACCTGCCCAGCGGCGTGCTCTACGGCACGCACCGCGCCTACACCGTGGAGTCGGACGGGCAGTTGCTCGAGGCCGCCGCCTACGGCGGGCTGATCGTCACCTACCGCGAGGGCGCGCCGGTGTATCTGCGGGACCTCGGCGAGGCGATCGACAGCGTCGAAAACGACAAGGTCGCCGCCTGGCATGTGACCCGCGAGAGCGCCAAGCGGGCGGTCATCCTGGCCATCCAGCGCCAGCCCGGAACCAACACCGTCGCCATCGTCCAGGCCATTCGGGACATTCTCCCCGTGTTTCAGAAACAGCTGCCCGCGTCGGTGGAGCTCAGCGTCATTTTCGACCGCTCCCAGTCGATCCGCGAGTCGGTCAACGACGTCAAGTTCACGCTCATGCTCACACTGTGCCTGGTCATCCTGGTGATCTTCCTGTTCCTCCGGAACGTCTCGGCCACGATCATCCCCAGCCTGGCGCTGCCGTTCTCCATCGTGGGCACGTTCGCCGTGATGTATCTGGCCAATTTCTCGGTGAATAACCTCTCGCTCATGGCGCTGACCCTGTCGGTGGGCTTCGTGGTGGACGACGCCATCGTCATGCTGGAGAACATCGTCCGCCACATCGAGATGGGCAAGACCCCGATGCAGGCCGCCCTCGACGGCTCGAAGGAGATCGGCTTCACCATCATCTCCATGACCATCTCGCTGGCCGCCGTCTTCATCCCGGTTCTCTTCATGAGCGGCATCCTGGGCCGGCTGTTCCATGATTTCGCCGTGACCATCGCCGCGGCGATCCTGATTTCGGGCATCGTGTCCCTCACCCTGACGCCGATGCTGGCCTCGCGGTTCCTGCGGCCGCCCGGCGAGGTGCGCCACGGCGCCCTCTACCGGACCTCCGAGAAGGTGTTCGGCGCGATGCTGCGTTTCTACGACACCACCCTCCGGTTCGCCATCCGCCACAAGCTGGCCACGCTGCTGCTGTC
- a CDS encoding efflux RND transporter periplasmic adaptor subunit: MTRIARTRLLTRLRTVAPAVLLAGLAVGGVGCTGKSADSTPRTAPPVAVTTTPVVQKPMPVQLKAIGTVEAYSTVAVKTQVSGPILSVHFSEGQEVRRGQTLFTIDPAPFEAAVQRAEAALARSRANLERDRALWRNAEADVQRYAELVAKDYVTRQQYDTVKANAEALQATLQADEASVRADEAELLNARLDLGYCTVTAPASGRTGELLVHAGNMARLNETILVQIYQIRPIYVDFTVPEQVLPRLREQMRRDRLTVSATIPDSGAPAERGAVTFLDSTVASGTGTIHLKATCDNANGVLWPGLFVDVLLVLDTEPQALVVPAQAVVPSQEGSLVYVVTADNTAAVRKVTVDRIMAGEAVIRDGLRADDTVIVDGQMRLTPGSRITVRRKVEPEVIQP; this comes from the coding sequence ATGACACGCATCGCCCGCACCCGCCTGCTGACCCGCTTGCGCACGGTCGCCCCCGCCGTCCTGCTGGCCGGACTCGCCGTCGGCGGCGTCGGCTGCACCGGCAAATCCGCCGACAGCACCCCGCGGACCGCGCCGCCCGTGGCCGTCACCACCACCCCAGTGGTTCAGAAACCGATGCCGGTTCAGCTCAAAGCCATCGGCACGGTCGAGGCGTATTCCACCGTGGCGGTCAAGACCCAGGTCAGCGGCCCCATCCTCAGCGTCCACTTCAGCGAAGGTCAGGAAGTCCGCCGCGGCCAGACCCTGTTCACCATCGACCCGGCCCCCTTCGAGGCGGCGGTGCAGCGCGCCGAGGCGGCGCTGGCGCGCTCGCGGGCCAACTTGGAGCGCGACCGCGCCTTGTGGCGCAACGCCGAAGCCGACGTGCAGCGCTATGCCGAGCTGGTGGCCAAGGACTATGTCACCCGCCAGCAGTACGATACGGTCAAGGCCAACGCTGAAGCGCTGCAGGCCACCCTGCAGGCCGACGAAGCGTCAGTGCGGGCCGACGAGGCCGAACTGCTCAATGCCCGCCTCGATCTCGGCTACTGCACCGTCACCGCCCCCGCCAGCGGGCGGACGGGCGAACTCCTCGTCCACGCCGGCAACATGGCCCGGCTCAACGAAACCATCCTCGTCCAGATCTACCAGATCCGCCCCATCTACGTGGACTTCACCGTGCCCGAGCAGGTCCTGCCCCGCCTGCGCGAACAGATGCGCCGCGACCGCCTGACCGTGTCCGCCACCATCCCCGACAGCGGCGCGCCAGCCGAGCGCGGCGCCGTCACCTTCCTGGACAGCACCGTCGCTTCCGGCACGGGCACCATCCACCTGAAGGCCACCTGCGACAACGCCAACGGCGTGCTGTGGCCCGGCCTGTTTGTCGACGTGCTGCTGGTGCTGGACACCGAACCACAGGCGCTGGTGGTGCCCGCCCAGGCGGTGGTGCCCAGCCAGGAGGGCTCGCTGGTCTACGTTGTGACGGCGGACAACACCGCCGCGGTGCGCAAGGTCACCGTCGATCGGATCATGGCCGGCGAGGCAGTCATCCGCGACGGCCTGCGCGCCGACGACACCGTCATCGTCGACGGCCAGATGCGGCTCACCCCGGGCTCCAGGATCACCGTCCGCCGGAAGGTGGAGCCCGAGGTCATCCAGCCATGA
- a CDS encoding TolC family protein, translated as MCLNRLPSVRFCRFAVRSISLAAALALASLAAAGDDPGRPVKYRPWHPTPGDTSASPASPWTPDPAELPTLLAPERTPPDFSADARWRLSDLIDYALRHNPRTKAAWHAARAAAAAKASRGGAYLPTVDLEGIGQAGYGSRSSKYEEWQGALGPSIAVNYLLYDSGGRAADLEEARQALRAANWTHRAVLEDVMLMVLEAYYLHHGVNTLVTAEETAVREAQAVLESATERHRAGVATIADVLQARSALAQARLALQTATGDLRTLEGALAAAVGLPANTAIRLADFQPEIPADAAAGEVDRFIEVAQRLRPDLAAARAEALGAEARVRSVQAAGGVTVAATAGAGALYNTGWDTLLDNYSVGITLRLPIFTGYTHANNVIQASEQSAAATARVHSLAQTVAHEVWRSFYALQTAGEKIRTTDELLSSATQSYDVALNRYRAGVGDILDLLSAQRTLEAARSEQTRARTEWLLAMARLGRNTGQLLTAGPAAAVASPAPPDPPAPPRSPEGQP; from the coding sequence GTGTGCCTGAATCGTCTGCCTAGCGTTCGGTTCTGCCGGTTCGCTGTCCGGAGCATCAGCCTGGCGGCCGCACTGGCCCTGGCTTCACTCGCCGCGGCCGGCGATGATCCCGGCCGCCCGGTGAAGTACCGCCCCTGGCATCCGACGCCGGGGGACACATCGGCCAGCCCGGCCTCCCCCTGGACGCCCGATCCCGCCGAACTCCCGACCCTGCTCGCGCCGGAGAGAACACCCCCTGATTTTTCCGCCGACGCCCGGTGGCGGCTCAGCGACCTGATCGATTACGCCCTCCGCCACAATCCCCGCACCAAGGCTGCCTGGCACGCCGCCCGGGCGGCGGCGGCGGCCAAGGCGAGCCGAGGCGGCGCCTATCTCCCCACTGTCGATCTGGAAGGCATCGGCCAGGCGGGGTACGGCTCCCGTTCCTCGAAGTACGAGGAATGGCAGGGCGCACTCGGGCCGTCCATCGCAGTCAATTATCTCCTGTACGATTCCGGCGGACGGGCGGCGGATCTGGAGGAGGCCCGCCAGGCGTTGCGGGCCGCCAACTGGACCCATCGCGCCGTGCTCGAGGACGTCATGCTCATGGTGCTGGAGGCGTACTACCTCCACCACGGCGTGAATACCCTTGTCACGGCGGAAGAGACGGCGGTGCGCGAGGCTCAGGCGGTGCTCGAATCCGCCACGGAGCGCCATCGTGCCGGCGTGGCCACCATCGCCGACGTGCTCCAGGCGCGCTCCGCCCTGGCCCAGGCCCGACTGGCCCTGCAGACGGCCACCGGCGACCTGCGCACGCTGGAGGGCGCGCTGGCCGCGGCCGTGGGCCTGCCCGCCAACACGGCGATCCGCTTGGCTGATTTCCAACCGGAGATCCCGGCCGACGCGGCCGCCGGCGAGGTGGATCGATTCATCGAGGTCGCCCAGCGTCTCCGCCCCGACCTGGCCGCCGCCCGGGCGGAAGCGCTCGGCGCCGAGGCCCGTGTGCGCAGCGTGCAGGCCGCCGGCGGCGTGACGGTGGCTGCCACCGCCGGAGCCGGCGCCCTGTACAACACCGGCTGGGACACGTTGCTGGACAACTACTCCGTGGGCATCACGCTCCGGTTGCCCATCTTCACCGGGTACACCCACGCCAACAACGTCATTCAGGCAAGCGAACAGTCGGCGGCGGCCACCGCGCGTGTCCACAGTCTGGCGCAGACGGTAGCGCACGAGGTGTGGCGCAGCTTCTACGCCCTGCAGACCGCCGGCGAGAAGATCCGCACCACCGACGAGTTGCTGAGCAGCGCGACGCAATCGTACGACGTGGCGCTCAACCGCTACCGCGCCGGTGTGGGCGACATCCTGGACCTGCTGTCCGCCCAGCGCACCCTGGAAGCTGCTCGTTCAGAGCAGACCCGTGCCCGAACCGAGTGGCTGCTGGCCATGGCCCGGCTGGGTCGCAACACCGGCCAGCTACTCACCGCCGGCCCCGCCGCGGCGGTCGCATCGCCCGCGCCGCCCGATCCGCCCGCTCCACCCCGATCCCCCGAAGGACAACCATGA
- a CDS encoding DUF4405 domain-containing protein, whose protein sequence is MSFRRIVSLVTTLSFVMMAYTGIMLFLSPQGRVANWANWTLWGLGKDDYSAVHINFMVVFLIASILHIYLNWACLVSYLRNAARRLVVVTPEFLLALGLTVVVFVGTLLAWPPFRNLVAFNGAVKASWIASYGEPPYGHAELSTLSQFARYLGIPPDDALARLRAGGLRVDDVGQTVDTVARRNGVPPQRVYDVLRPVGPAGQSANKLPPPGAGSGLGRKTLAELEREGLIRLPIALERLKARGVEAGGDSTLKEVAGELGVSPHDLLHDLQ, encoded by the coding sequence ATGTCGTTCCGACGCATCGTCTCGCTCGTGACCACCCTGTCGTTTGTGATGATGGCGTACACCGGGATCATGCTGTTCCTGAGCCCCCAGGGCCGGGTGGCCAACTGGGCCAACTGGACGCTGTGGGGTCTCGGTAAGGACGACTACTCCGCCGTCCACATCAATTTCATGGTGGTATTCCTCATCGCCTCCATCCTGCACATATATCTGAACTGGGCCTGCCTGGTGTCCTACCTGCGCAACGCCGCCCGCCGCCTGGTGGTGGTCACACCCGAGTTTCTGCTGGCCCTGGGGCTGACTGTCGTGGTCTTCGTCGGTACGCTGCTGGCGTGGCCGCCGTTCCGCAACCTGGTGGCGTTCAACGGCGCAGTCAAGGCATCCTGGATCGCATCGTACGGCGAGCCGCCTTACGGCCACGCCGAGTTGTCCACCCTGAGCCAGTTCGCGCGCTACCTGGGGATCCCGCCTGACGATGCCCTGGCGCGCCTCCGCGCCGGCGGTCTTCGGGTCGATGACGTCGGCCAGACCGTCGACACCGTCGCCCGGCGTAACGGCGTCCCGCCCCAGCGCGTCTATGATGTGCTCCGGCCGGTCGGTCCCGCCGGACAATCTGCGAACAAACTGCCGCCGCCCGGCGCCGGCAGCGGTCTCGGCCGCAAGACTCTGGCCGAACTCGAGCGCGAAGGCTTGATTCGACTGCCGATTGCCCTGGAGCGGCTCAAGGCCCGCGGTGTTGAGGCCGGCGGCGACTCGACCCTCAAGGAAGTAGCCGGCGAGTTGGGTGTCTCACCGCACGACCTGCTGCACGACTTGCAGTGA
- the speB gene encoding agmatinase, whose protein sequence is MLDASITPAALKPDMVALLGLPLDKHSSFRSGAAAAPPRIRAALACESTNLSTENGLELGTEPRLADLGDLDLDAAGAAAPAAITAAVADVLMRRARVLALGGDHSVTLPVLRAYGPRFPGLTVVQLDAHPDLYDNYGGNRLSHACTFARVLEESLVTRLVQVGVRTRNPHQRDQAERFGVGVLDMRDWPHGPFPAVSGPVYLSVDLDILDPAFAPGVAHPEPGGCSTRELLTLIQTLPGPLVGADIVEYLPAHDAGDATARVAAKLVKELAARLLADD, encoded by the coding sequence ATGCTGGACGCATCGATCACTCCGGCCGCGCTCAAACCGGACATGGTGGCCCTGCTGGGCCTGCCACTGGACAAACACTCGTCGTTCCGGAGCGGAGCCGCGGCGGCGCCGCCGCGGATCCGGGCGGCCCTGGCCTGCGAGTCCACAAACCTGAGCACCGAGAACGGCCTCGAGCTTGGGACGGAGCCGCGGCTGGCGGATCTGGGCGATCTCGACCTCGACGCCGCCGGCGCCGCGGCGCCGGCGGCGATCACCGCGGCGGTGGCCGACGTGCTGATGCGTCGCGCCCGCGTCCTGGCGCTGGGCGGCGATCACTCGGTCACCCTCCCCGTACTGCGCGCCTATGGACCTCGTTTTCCGGGACTGACCGTGGTTCAGCTCGACGCCCACCCCGACCTGTACGACAATTACGGCGGCAACCGTCTGTCCCATGCCTGCACCTTCGCCCGCGTGCTCGAGGAGAGCCTGGTGACGCGGCTTGTCCAGGTGGGCGTGCGCACCCGCAACCCCCACCAGCGCGACCAGGCAGAACGGTTCGGTGTGGGGGTTCTGGACATGCGCGACTGGCCGCACGGCCCCTTTCCCGCTGTGTCCGGACCCGTCTATCTGAGCGTGGACCTCGACATTCTGGATCCGGCGTTCGCTCCCGGCGTGGCCCATCCCGAGCCCGGGGGCTGCAGCACGCGGGAACTCCTGACGCTGATCCAAACCCTGCCGGGCCCCTTGGTGGGGGCCGATATCGTCGAATACCTGCCGGCCCACGATGCCGGAGACGCCACCGCCCGGGTCGCCGCCAAGCTGGTCAAGGAATTGGCCGCCCGGCTTTTGGCCGACGACTGA
- a CDS encoding radical SAM protein, giving the protein MHLDAADLNLDAVLVHVPRMLVRDPVLGSHARINFPAAGLLALAGELERRARRCRIVHLGAEKLLDPRFLLADYVGASGASLAAFSLHWHPQTYDTLAAARQLKAVRPRVRVVLGGYTASHFAGEILTECPFVDAVVRGEGERPLAALADAVRSGQPDLSEIPNVSWRDPGGAVRHNPIGYCADAAELDAADFAALRFYRHPETVFRLQWIVPWEGPVRLLQRLGRDQRAAAVYGVPAGRGCPGSCTWCGGSGPGVRRLTGRTVTVRRGPEGVAESVARLRTDWGIARFYFCFDPDPACENHTAALVAALGRLRPAVRADFEFFGLPSPELCRLFRRVLHHTSTVILSPETADEALRQTHRAYPFTNGELEERLDLLNQLRAPTTLYFALGLPGETAAGVLATHDYIRRLRRRFASIRSVHVFPVEMEPGAPWFEAPERYGVRRRRRSLGDFIAASAAAAPSLGYDTATLTEAEILRLHRRLFAPGGRWLPPVAVTLRALLRLATAGAGGMPVRWLRRHAPPTGSG; this is encoded by the coding sequence ATGCACCTGGACGCCGCCGACCTGAACCTGGACGCCGTGCTGGTGCATGTGCCCCGAATGCTTGTGCGCGACCCGGTGCTGGGGTCGCATGCCCGGATCAATTTTCCCGCTGCCGGTCTGCTGGCGCTGGCCGGGGAGCTGGAGCGGCGGGCCCGGCGCTGCCGGATCGTCCACCTGGGCGCGGAGAAGCTGTTGGACCCGCGCTTCCTGCTCGCGGACTACGTCGGGGCGTCCGGGGCATCGCTGGCGGCGTTTTCTCTCCACTGGCATCCTCAAACTTACGACACCCTGGCAGCCGCCCGGCAACTCAAGGCGGTCCGGCCGCGTGTGCGGGTGGTGCTCGGCGGATACACCGCCAGCCATTTCGCCGGGGAGATCCTCACCGAGTGCCCGTTCGTCGACGCCGTGGTGCGGGGTGAAGGGGAGCGGCCGCTGGCGGCGCTCGCCGACGCCGTCCGGAGCGGACAGCCTGATCTGTCCGAAATTCCCAACGTGAGCTGGCGCGACCCCGGCGGCGCGGTACGGCACAACCCCATCGGCTACTGCGCGGACGCCGCCGAGTTGGATGCGGCCGATTTCGCCGCCCTGCGGTTCTACCGCCACCCCGAAACCGTCTTCCGGCTCCAGTGGATCGTGCCATGGGAAGGTCCGGTGCGGCTCCTGCAGCGGCTGGGCCGCGACCAGCGGGCCGCGGCGGTGTACGGTGTGCCCGCCGGCCGCGGCTGCCCGGGCTCGTGCACCTGGTGCGGCGGGAGCGGCCCCGGCGTCCGCCGCCTCACGGGACGCACGGTGACGGTGCGGCGCGGACCCGAAGGGGTGGCCGAATCGGTGGCGCGGCTCCGGACCGACTGGGGAATCGCGCGGTTCTATTTCTGCTTCGACCCGGATCCCGCCTGCGAGAACCACACCGCCGCCCTCGTTGCGGCGCTGGGGCGGCTCCGGCCTGCGGTGCGGGCGGACTTCGAGTTTTTCGGTCTACCCTCCCCTGAACTGTGCCGCCTGTTCCGGCGGGTGCTGCACCACACCTCGACGGTGATCCTGTCGCCGGAGACCGCGGATGAGGCGCTTCGGCAGACTCACCGGGCCTACCCGTTCACCAATGGTGAACTGGAGGAGAGGCTGGACCTGTTGAACCAGCTCCGCGCGCCCACCACGCTCTACTTCGCGCTGGGACTCCCCGGTGAGACGGCCGCCGGGGTGCTGGCCACCCACGACTACATCCGTCGGCTGCGGCGGCGGTTCGCCTCCATCCGGAGCGTGCACGTCTTCCCCGTCGAGATGGAGCCGGGCGCGCCCTGGTTCGAAGCACCGGAGCGCTACGGCGTGCGCCGGCGCCGGCGGAGCCTCGGCGATTTTATCGCCGCCTCCGCCGCGGCGGCGCCGTCGCTCGGCTACGACACCGCGACGCTCACCGAAGCGGAGATCCTGAGGCTGCACCGGCGGCTGTTCGCGCCGGGCGGGCGCTGGCTCCCGCCTGTGGCCGTGACACTCCGGGCGCTGCTCCGGCTGGCCACGGCCGGCGCCGGCGGGATGCCCGTCCGTTGGCTGCGCCGCCACGCTCCACCGACGGGCAGCGGCTGA
- a CDS encoding protein kinase: MIGRTIGHYRILERIGAGGMGEVYKAEDTLLSRPVALKFLPLELTRDSAARRRLVLEARAASALDHPNICGVHEIGETADGRMFICMVHYEGETLKDRLARGAMSIEEILSVAIQTAQGLVGAHQAGVVHRDIKPANIMITRTGDVKILDFGLAKLSGHAQTSEAEGTVGTTAYMSPEQARGLPVDARTDVWSFGVVLYEMLTGRNPFAAPYTKATVHTILNETPAPVTDVRPDTPPELIRIIVAALTRPPEQRAPSMAGVLDQLIDCRNNRAGIASDTLRRTAARLSRRQGWQLATLLLLLTAAAGYFVITRPTAPPTAERHPGGETAAARKPKIFVEPVKIASPVGDAPNLSEILTFLLEVDLFQSRYLSVIKEPEGATHRVRVMYLEGSACRLQAAILDATTQEYIASAQVELAEPADPQDLIDALTPKIKEALQFSPESIAGDIDTALRDVTTSSREALRLYIEADKLYASGRFTESNARLEQATALDPEFAMAYARMSVNYGHLRELENDRRYMQKALAYKARLTPRERFNLELLYSKFTEVNYLKRADLGRRFDALYPNDAGIKRLVGGIYRNAEDWPEASRWFRGAAMADPTDHLAVLNLAEIDIRQGLAGSARTLLVRNRPLFKDPMPYQGRLAWTYLLENQYQQARQELMQCLDLPREKSWLHVRLAAVENLCGRPGEAERILRERIRHADPDQRLMGHYVLAEFLIGRGRYAESARVLDAGLREAETLGENAIRVDLALLAAYLELRRDNAAGALRHAESAGGAAPALLDPEYDALALHLQGLALLAQGRAEAAAGTARRLQALEMATGMAKLRRHYYHLSAALALHRSDPRRAAALMELALPLLDWTPDVRFFGSPSLYLPLLAEAYRASGRMDRAVSAFTRLRDSAASRLNTSDSYALALLNLGRCARQQGNAQDARRHFGRFLNVWKDADPDRPELKEAAAGRLP; the protein is encoded by the coding sequence ATGATCGGCCGCACCATCGGCCATTACCGGATCCTGGAGCGGATCGGCGCCGGTGGGATGGGCGAGGTGTACAAGGCCGAAGACACCCTGCTGAGCCGTCCCGTGGCCCTGAAATTCCTGCCCCTCGAATTGACCCGGGACTCCGCGGCCCGCCGGCGGCTCGTCCTGGAAGCCCGGGCGGCTTCGGCCCTAGACCACCCCAACATATGCGGCGTGCACGAGATCGGCGAGACCGCCGACGGACGGATGTTCATCTGCATGGTGCATTACGAGGGGGAGACGCTCAAGGACCGGCTCGCCCGGGGCGCCATGTCCATCGAGGAGATCCTCTCCGTCGCCATCCAGACCGCCCAGGGACTGGTCGGCGCCCATCAGGCCGGCGTGGTCCACCGGGACATCAAGCCCGCCAACATCATGATCACCCGCACCGGCGACGTCAAGATACTCGACTTCGGGCTGGCCAAACTGTCGGGCCACGCGCAGACCAGCGAGGCGGAAGGCACCGTGGGCACGACGGCATACATGTCACCGGAGCAGGCCCGCGGGCTGCCGGTGGACGCCCGCACCGACGTCTGGTCTTTCGGCGTCGTCCTCTACGAGATGCTGACCGGCCGCAATCCGTTCGCGGCGCCCTACACCAAGGCGACGGTCCACACGATCCTCAACGAGACGCCGGCGCCGGTGACCGACGTCCGGCCCGATACGCCCCCCGAACTGATCCGGATCATCGTCGCCGCCCTGACCCGGCCGCCGGAGCAGCGTGCGCCGTCCATGGCCGGCGTGCTGGACCAGCTCATCGATTGCCGGAACAACCGCGCCGGCATTGCGTCCGACACCCTCCGCCGGACGGCGGCCCGGCTGTCCCGCCGCCAGGGCTGGCAGCTGGCCACGCTGCTCCTGCTCCTTACCGCGGCGGCCGGTTACTTCGTCATCACGCGGCCGACGGCCCCGCCGACGGCCGAACGGCACCCCGGCGGCGAGACCGCCGCCGCCCGCAAACCAAAAATCTTCGTCGAGCCCGTCAAGATCGCCAGCCCGGTGGGCGACGCCCCCAACCTGAGCGAGATCCTGACTTTCCTGCTGGAGGTTGACCTTTTCCAGTCCCGCTACCTGTCGGTGATCAAAGAGCCCGAGGGGGCCACTCACCGGGTCCGGGTGATGTACCTGGAGGGCAGCGCCTGCCGCCTCCAGGCGGCTATTCTCGACGCGACCACACAGGAGTATATCGCCTCGGCCCAGGTGGAGCTGGCCGAGCCGGCGGACCCGCAGGATCTCATCGACGCGCTTACGCCCAAGATCAAGGAGGCGCTCCAGTTCTCGCCCGAATCCATCGCCGGCGACATCGACACCGCGCTGCGGGACGTCACCACCTCGTCGCGGGAGGCGCTGCGGCTGTACATCGAGGCCGACAAGCTCTACGCCAGCGGCCGGTTCACGGAGAGTAACGCTCGTCTGGAGCAGGCCACGGCCCTCGATCCCGAGTTCGCCATGGCCTACGCCCGGATGTCGGTCAACTACGGCCACCTGCGCGAGCTGGAAAACGACCGCCGGTACATGCAGAAAGCCCTGGCCTACAAGGCGCGGCTCACGCCGCGCGAGCGCTTCAACCTGGAGCTGTTGTACTCCAAATTCACCGAGGTCAACTACCTCAAGCGGGCGGACCTGGGCCGGCGTTTCGACGCCCTCTATCCCAATGACGCCGGGATCAAGCGGCTGGTGGGCGGGATCTACCGGAACGCCGAGGACTGGCCGGAGGCCAGCCGGTGGTTCCGCGGGGCGGCGATGGCCGACCCCACCGATCACCTGGCTGTGCTCAACCTGGCGGAGATCGACATCCGCCAGGGTCTGGCCGGCTCGGCCCGAACGCTCCTCGTGCGCAACCGTCCGCTGTTCAAAGATCCAATGCCCTATCAGGGCCGGCTGGCATGGACCTATCTTCTGGAAAACCAGTACCAACAGGCACGCCAGGAGTTGATGCAGTGCCTGGACCTGCCGCGCGAGAAGAGCTGGCTTCACGTCCGGCTGGCTGCCGTGGAGAATCTCTGCGGCCGGCCCGGCGAAGCCGAGCGGATCCTCCGCGAGCGGATTCGGCATGCCGATCCTGACCAGCGGTTGATGGGCCACTATGTCCTGGCGGAGTTTCTTATCGGCCGAGGCCGCTACGCCGAGAGCGCCCGTGTGCTCGACGCGGGGTTGCGTGAAGCGGAGACACTCGGTGAAAATGCCATCCGCGTGGACCTGGCCCTGCTGGCCGCCTACCTGGAGCTGCGGCGCGACAACGCCGCCGGCGCGCTGCGACACGCCGAGTCCGCCGGCGGCGCGGCGCCGGCGCTGCTGGATCCTGAATACGACGCGCTCGCGCTCCACCTGCAGGGTTTGGCGCTCCTGGCGCAGGGACGGGCCGAGGCGGCGGCGGGCACCGCCCGGCGCCTGCAGGCGCTGGAGATGGCGACCGGCATGGCGAAACTGCGGCGCCACTATTACCACCTGTCGGCCGCCCTGGCCCTGCACCGGAGCGATCCCCGTCGGGCCGCCGCCTTGATGGAGCTGGCACTCCCGCTCCTCGACTGGACGCCCGACGTCCGGTTCTTCGGCAGCCCGTCGCTCTACCTGCCGCTGCTCGCCGAGGCCTACCGGGCGAGCGGGCGCATGGACCGGGCTGTGAGCGCGTTCACCCGGTTGCGCGATTCGGCCGCCAGCCGCCTGAACACCAGCGACAGCTACGCCCTCGCACTCCTGAACCTGGGCCGGTGCGCCCGGCAGCAGGGGAACGCTCAGGACGCCCGCCGCCATTTCGGGCGGTTTCTGAACGTCTGGAAGGATGCTGATCCCGATCGTCCGGAACTGAAGGAGGCCGCCGCCGGCCGTTTGCCCTAG